The following are encoded together in the Myxococcus virescens genome:
- a CDS encoding lipocalin-like domain-containing protein: protein MSNGRGLVVGTAVVLVGLAAAVVAITREPPLPALRQGGTLTVASAMSGSTEGYARAVEPRDFHFPEDHGPHPEYRTEWWYWTGNLETEDGRAFGYQFTLFRNALAPEAAPRDSAWGASQVYMGHFAVTDVASGGFHASERFSRVALGLSGATAQPFKVWLEDWEAASAGPSTWPMRLRARTDAVTLELLLEPGKAPVLQGDRGLSQKSAERGNASYYYSMTRMPSRGTVRVDGRTYAVKGHSWMDREWSTSALGANQVGWDWFSLQLSDGSELMYYQLRHRDGSPDAFSTGLWVPPEGTGEAVRVGRDDMKLTVLDTWKSPRSGGEYPSRWRMQVDSLGLDLTVTPRLADQELPVSVLYWEGTVGLEGTRAGQPLTGRGYVELTGYADTQGPQRRESQARGTPEAQSTQNIR, encoded by the coding sequence ATGAGCAACGGCCGGGGACTCGTCGTGGGAACGGCGGTGGTGTTGGTGGGGCTGGCGGCGGCGGTGGTGGCCATCACCCGCGAGCCACCACTGCCCGCGCTGCGACAGGGCGGCACGCTGACCGTGGCCAGCGCCATGAGCGGCAGCACGGAGGGCTACGCGCGCGCGGTGGAGCCTCGGGACTTCCACTTCCCCGAGGACCACGGCCCGCATCCGGAGTACCGCACGGAGTGGTGGTACTGGACGGGCAACCTGGAGACGGAGGACGGGCGCGCCTTCGGCTATCAGTTCACCCTGTTCCGCAACGCGCTGGCCCCCGAGGCCGCGCCGCGTGACTCCGCCTGGGGCGCGAGCCAGGTCTACATGGGGCACTTCGCGGTGACGGACGTGGCCAGCGGCGGCTTCCACGCCTCGGAGCGCTTCAGCCGCGTGGCGCTGGGGCTGTCCGGCGCCACCGCGCAACCCTTCAAGGTGTGGCTGGAGGACTGGGAGGCAGCCAGCGCGGGCCCGTCCACCTGGCCCATGCGGCTGCGCGCGCGGACCGACGCGGTGACACTGGAGCTGCTCCTGGAGCCGGGCAAGGCACCCGTGCTCCAGGGCGACCGGGGCCTGAGCCAGAAGAGCGCGGAGCGCGGCAACGCGTCCTACTACTACTCCATGACGCGCATGCCCTCGCGCGGCACGGTGCGGGTGGACGGGCGCACGTACGCGGTGAAGGGCCACAGCTGGATGGACCGCGAGTGGAGCACCAGCGCGCTCGGCGCGAACCAGGTGGGCTGGGATTGGTTCTCGCTCCAGCTCTCCGATGGCAGCGAGCTGATGTACTACCAGCTCCGTCACCGGGACGGCTCGCCGGACGCGTTCAGCACCGGCCTGTGGGTGCCCCCCGAAGGCACGGGTGAAGCGGTGCGCGTCGGCCGCGACGACATGAAGCTCACGGTGCTGGACACCTGGAAGAGCCCGCGCAGTGGCGGCGAGTACCCGTCACGCTGGCGCATGCAGGTGGATTCGCTGGGCCTGGACCTCACCGTGACACCGCGCCTGGCGGACCAGGAGCTCCCCGTCAGCGTGCTGTATTGGGAAGGCACGGTAGGCCTGGAGGGAACGCGCGCGGGCCAGCCCCTCACGGGGCGCGGGTATGTGGAGCTGACGGGCTACGCGGACACGCAGGGGCCTCAGCGCAGGGAGTCCCAGGCGCGAGGCACGCCGGAGGCGCAATCCACGCAGAACATCCGGTAG
- a CDS encoding ABC transporter permease: MKGLLVRSSLRHLGRHPWLTALSLLGIALGVAVVVSIDLASGSALRAFERSTDAVAGRATHQLLGGATGVPEAVYQALRVRPGAPVAAPVVEGYVQAAVGDKRTLTVLGVDPFAEGPFRDYARGEAVGNVSALLTEPGAVMLSARAARALGLSTGDTLPVRLEGLEKPLRVVGLLEPADEDTARALEALVLTDVSTAQELLGHTGRLTRVDLRLTGGDAQERAVAATLPQGLELVRAAARAGTVEQMTRAFRTNLTALSLLALVVGMFLIYNTMTFSVVQRRGLLGRLRAVGITRRELFALVLGEAAVLGAVGTVAGLLLGVLLARGLVELVTQTLNDLYFVVSVRRLALEPFTLFKGLALGLGATLLAALVPAWEAARSPPVTTMRRSTLEDVSRGRAPRLALLGLGVLAAGTVLLRWPTQALLPAYGGLFSVLLGAALLVPWATQTVSSLAARPLGMAFGLLGRMAARGVHTSLSRTSVALAALMVAVATTVGVGLMVSSFRGTVVSWLDTSLQADVFISPPSLVARRGGATLLPGLAETLRGTPGVAGSSTLRVANVRVDGVPTDLMAVDFSRTPVRPYTFKQGDAETAWRELESSPDTILVSEPFGFHRGVELGDTVRLATDKGPRDFRVVGVYFDYGSDVGTLLMPRTTYEHWFDDRGISGVALYAAPGQDVDALVTSVRERAGDAQALLVRANRSLRQASLDVFDRTFTITQVLRLLAIGVAFVGVLSALMALQLERAREFAVLRATGLTPEQLWGLVSLQTGLLGLLAGLFSVPLGVGLAYVLVHVINQRSFGWTLQLALTPQTLVQAVVLALVAAALAGLYPAWKMARAHPALALREE, encoded by the coding sequence GTGAAGGGGCTGCTGGTCCGCTCCAGCCTGCGCCACCTGGGCCGCCACCCGTGGCTGACGGCCCTGTCGCTGCTGGGCATCGCGCTGGGCGTGGCGGTGGTGGTGTCCATCGACCTGGCCAGCGGCAGCGCCCTGCGCGCCTTCGAGCGCTCCACGGACGCGGTGGCCGGACGCGCCACGCACCAGCTCCTGGGCGGCGCCACGGGCGTGCCGGAGGCGGTGTACCAGGCGCTGCGCGTGCGGCCCGGCGCCCCCGTGGCCGCGCCCGTGGTGGAGGGCTACGTCCAGGCGGCGGTGGGCGACAAGCGCACGCTCACCGTGCTGGGCGTGGACCCCTTCGCGGAAGGGCCTTTCCGCGACTACGCTCGGGGCGAGGCCGTGGGGAACGTGAGCGCGCTGCTCACCGAGCCGGGCGCGGTGATGCTGAGCGCCCGCGCCGCGCGCGCCCTGGGCCTGTCCACCGGCGACACGCTGCCGGTGCGCCTGGAGGGACTGGAGAAGCCGCTGCGCGTGGTGGGGCTGCTGGAGCCCGCGGACGAGGACACCGCACGGGCCCTGGAGGCCCTGGTGCTCACCGACGTGTCCACCGCGCAGGAGCTGCTGGGGCACACCGGCCGGCTGACGCGCGTGGACCTGCGGCTGACCGGCGGCGACGCGCAGGAACGCGCCGTGGCGGCCACGCTGCCGCAAGGCCTGGAGCTGGTGCGCGCCGCCGCGCGAGCGGGCACGGTGGAGCAGATGACGCGGGCCTTCCGCACCAACCTCACCGCGCTGTCGCTGCTGGCGCTCGTGGTGGGGATGTTCCTCATCTACAACACCATGACGTTCTCCGTGGTGCAGCGGCGCGGGCTGCTGGGCCGCCTGCGCGCGGTGGGCATCACCCGGCGCGAGCTCTTCGCGCTGGTGCTGGGCGAGGCGGCCGTGCTGGGCGCGGTGGGGACCGTGGCGGGCTTGCTGTTGGGCGTGTTGCTGGCGCGAGGGCTGGTGGAGCTGGTCACCCAGACGCTCAATGATTTGTATTTCGTGGTGAGCGTGCGGCGGCTGGCGCTGGAGCCCTTCACCCTGTTCAAGGGGCTGGCGCTGGGACTGGGCGCCACGCTGCTGGCCGCGCTGGTGCCCGCGTGGGAGGCCGCGCGTTCGCCGCCGGTGACGACGATGCGCAGGTCCACGCTGGAGGACGTGTCGCGCGGGCGGGCGCCCCGGCTGGCGCTGCTGGGCCTCGGGGTGCTGGCCGCGGGCACCGTGCTGCTGCGGTGGCCCACCCAGGCGCTGCTTCCCGCGTATGGCGGCCTCTTCTCGGTGCTGCTGGGCGCGGCGCTGCTGGTGCCCTGGGCCACGCAGACGGTGTCCTCGCTGGCGGCACGGCCGCTGGGCATGGCCTTTGGTCTGCTGGGGCGCATGGCCGCGCGGGGTGTTCACACCAGCCTCAGCCGCACGTCCGTGGCGCTGGCGGCGCTGATGGTGGCCGTGGCCACCACGGTGGGCGTGGGCCTCATGGTGTCCAGCTTCCGGGGCACGGTGGTGTCGTGGCTGGACACCTCGCTCCAGGCGGACGTGTTCATCTCGCCGCCCTCGCTCGTGGCGCGGCGCGGAGGCGCGACGCTGCTCCCCGGTCTGGCGGAGACGCTGCGCGGTACGCCGGGCGTGGCGGGCAGCAGCACCCTTCGCGTGGCGAACGTGCGCGTGGACGGCGTGCCCACGGACCTGATGGCCGTCGACTTCTCGCGCACGCCGGTGCGCCCCTACACCTTCAAGCAGGGCGACGCGGAGACGGCGTGGCGTGAGCTGGAGTCCTCGCCCGACACGATTCTCGTCTCGGAGCCCTTCGGCTTCCACCGGGGCGTGGAACTGGGGGACACCGTGCGACTGGCCACGGACAAGGGCCCCCGCGACTTCCGCGTGGTGGGCGTGTACTTCGACTACGGCTCCGACGTGGGCACGCTGTTGATGCCACGCACCACCTACGAGCACTGGTTCGACGACCGGGGCATCAGCGGCGTGGCGCTGTACGCGGCGCCCGGCCAGGACGTGGATGCGCTGGTGACCTCGGTGCGCGAGCGCGCCGGAGACGCCCAGGCGCTGCTGGTGCGCGCCAACCGCTCGCTGCGGCAGGCGTCCCTGGACGTCTTCGACCGCACCTTCACGATTACGCAGGTGCTGCGGCTGCTCGCCATTGGCGTGGCCTTCGTGGGGGTGCTGAGCGCGCTGATGGCGCTGCAACTGGAGCGGGCACGCGAGTTCGCCGTGCTGCGCGCCACCGGCCTGACGCCGGAGCAACTCTGGGGATTGGTGTCACTGCAGACAGGACTGCTGGGACTGCTGGCGGGGCTGTTCTCCGTGCCGTTGGGCGTGGGGCTGGCCTACGTGCTGGTGCACGTCATCAACCAGCGTTCCTTCGGCTGGACGCTGCAACTGGCCCTGACGCCCCAGACGCTGGTGCAGGCCGTGGTGCTGGCGCTGGTGGCGGCGGCGCTGGCGGGCCTCTACCCCGCCTGGAAGATGGCGCGCGCCCACCCCGCGCTGGCGCTGCGGGAGGAGTGA
- a CDS encoding ABC transporter ATP-binding protein: MSPPDSPPLVELRDVTKAYAEGDTTREVLSGVRLSLRRGEFVVLLGRSGSGKSTLLNLISGIDLASQGEVRVDGRDLGRMNERERTLLRRERIGFIFQAFNLLPTLTVEENVRLPLELNGQGGAEASARARALLEQVGLGTRASSFPDRLSGGEQQRVAVARALAHEPPLLLADEPTGNLDEATGRQVLDLLEALTRKGNTCALVVTHEPGLVARAHRVLTMEGGRLVEVAHTPIRAMKEAL, from the coding sequence ATGTCCCCGCCCGACTCCCCTCCCCTGGTCGAACTGCGCGACGTCACGAAGGCCTACGCCGAAGGCGACACGACGCGCGAGGTGCTCTCCGGCGTGCGGCTCTCCTTGCGTCGAGGCGAGTTCGTGGTGCTGCTGGGGCGCAGCGGCTCGGGCAAGTCCACGCTGCTCAACCTCATCAGCGGCATCGACCTGGCCAGTCAGGGCGAGGTCCGCGTGGATGGCCGCGACCTGGGACGGATGAATGAGCGCGAGCGCACGCTGCTGCGGCGCGAGCGCATCGGCTTCATCTTCCAGGCCTTCAACCTGCTCCCCACGCTGACGGTGGAGGAGAACGTGCGGCTGCCGCTGGAGCTCAACGGCCAGGGCGGCGCGGAGGCCAGTGCGCGGGCGCGGGCATTGCTCGAGCAGGTGGGGCTCGGCACCCGCGCCAGCAGCTTCCCGGACCGGCTGTCCGGCGGCGAGCAGCAGCGCGTCGCGGTGGCCCGCGCGCTGGCCCATGAACCACCGCTGCTGCTGGCGGACGAGCCCACCGGCAACCTCGACGAGGCCACGGGACGGCAGGTGTTGGACCTGCTGGAGGCGCTGACCCGGAAGGGCAACACCTGCGCGCTCGTCGTCACCCACGAGCCCGGCCTGGTGGCCCGCGCTCACCGCGTCCTGACGATGGAGGGTGGCCGGCTGGTGGAGGTGGCGCACACGCCCATCCGCGCGATGAAGGAGGCGCTGTGA
- a CDS encoding alpha/beta hydrolase yields the protein MDPRKTAPFELGRGEEVCLLLHGFTGSPWDVRPLGEALAVRGLRVVAPRLPGHGTTPQALLDVTWRDWLAAAERALHALRGHRSVFVAGLSMGALLALELAARHPEEIRALTLMAPAVRFRGPRMFLVRQLARTPVLEWTRPWVAKTGTDISDPEALAEAPVLPAFPVARLRDLCTLQALAIRDAARVRCPTLVAVAEQDHVVDPEGGRWLARRLSAAPSVRVLSLRQGYHVIPRDTAGPLLAAEVGDFLAQQRSAPWWESASPAAGA from the coding sequence ATGGACCCGCGAAAGACGGCGCCCTTCGAGCTGGGCCGGGGCGAGGAGGTGTGCCTGCTCCTGCACGGCTTCACGGGGAGCCCCTGGGACGTACGCCCCCTAGGCGAAGCCCTGGCGGTCCGTGGCCTGCGCGTGGTGGCGCCGCGCCTGCCCGGCCATGGCACCACCCCGCAGGCCCTGCTCGACGTCACCTGGCGGGACTGGTTGGCGGCGGCGGAGCGCGCCCTGCACGCGCTCCGGGGCCACCGGAGTGTGTTCGTCGCGGGCCTGTCCATGGGCGCGCTGCTGGCGCTCGAGCTGGCCGCGCGGCATCCGGAGGAGATACGCGCGCTGACGCTGATGGCGCCCGCCGTGCGCTTCCGGGGGCCGCGCATGTTCCTGGTCCGGCAACTGGCGCGCACGCCCGTCCTGGAGTGGACGCGTCCGTGGGTGGCGAAGACGGGCACCGACATCTCGGACCCGGAGGCGCTGGCGGAAGCGCCCGTGCTGCCCGCCTTTCCCGTGGCCCGGCTGCGTGACTTGTGCACGTTGCAGGCGCTGGCCATCCGGGACGCGGCCCGCGTGCGCTGCCCCACCCTGGTGGCGGTGGCGGAGCAGGACCACGTCGTGGACCCGGAGGGCGGGCGGTGGCTCGCACGGCGCCTCAGCGCGGCGCCGTCGGTGCGCGTCCTGTCGCTGCGGCAGGGGTATCACGTCATCCCTCGGGACACGGCGGGGCCCTTGCTGGCGGCGGAGGTCGGAGACTTCCTGGCGCAGCAGCGGAGCGCCCCGTGGTGGGAGTCCGCTTCGCCCGCGGCTGGCGCCTGA
- a CDS encoding DUF3467 domain-containing protein — MADTPKPPDMQLQIQMDEDVANGQYVNMALVNHSDTEFTLDFIYVQPQQPKARVRSRIITNPKHMKRLVAAMQDNIQRYEAKFGPIAIPEEDGGMH; from the coding sequence ATGGCGGACACTCCGAAGCCCCCGGACATGCAGTTGCAGATTCAGATGGACGAAGACGTGGCCAATGGTCAGTACGTCAACATGGCCCTGGTGAACCACTCCGACACCGAGTTCACCCTGGACTTCATCTACGTCCAGCCCCAGCAGCCCAAGGCCCGGGTGCGTTCGCGCATCATCACCAACCCCAAGCACATGAAGCGCCTGGTGGCGGCGATGCAGGACAACATCCAGCGCTACGAGGCGAAGTTCGGCCCCATCGCGATTCCAGAGGAAGACGGCGGCATGCACTGA
- the hemF gene encoding oxygen-dependent coproporphyrinogen oxidase — protein MTTVDVENLKERMTGFIRSLQDDICGGLERLDGSARFREDSWTRPGGGGGRSRVLEDGAVLEKAGVNTSVVYGELEEQFAQKLQGEGRHFWAGGISLVLHPRNPHVPTVHANYRFIHQGGKAWFGGGADLTPYYLYEEDAAHFHRVHQAACDKHDAGYYPRFKSACDKYFYLRHREETRGVGGIFFENMGGELEKEFAFIQDCGRAFLDAYLPIAERRKDTPVTEGQRFWQEVRRGRYVEFNLVYDRGTVFGLETRGRIESILMSLPPQVRWRYDYHPEPGTPEARLVEVLRQPRDWARGG, from the coding sequence ATGACGACGGTGGACGTGGAGAACCTCAAGGAGCGGATGACGGGCTTCATCCGGTCGCTGCAGGACGACATCTGCGGCGGCCTGGAGCGGCTGGACGGCTCGGCGCGTTTCCGCGAGGACTCCTGGACCCGGCCGGGCGGCGGCGGTGGACGCAGCCGGGTGCTGGAGGACGGCGCCGTGCTGGAGAAGGCCGGCGTCAACACGTCCGTGGTGTACGGCGAACTGGAGGAGCAGTTCGCGCAGAAGCTCCAGGGCGAGGGCCGCCACTTCTGGGCGGGTGGCATCTCCCTGGTGCTGCACCCGCGCAACCCGCACGTGCCCACCGTGCACGCCAACTACCGCTTCATCCATCAGGGCGGGAAGGCGTGGTTCGGTGGTGGCGCGGACCTGACGCCCTACTACCTCTATGAAGAGGACGCGGCGCACTTCCACCGTGTACACCAGGCGGCCTGTGACAAGCACGACGCGGGCTACTACCCGCGCTTCAAGAGCGCCTGCGACAAGTACTTCTACCTGCGCCACCGCGAGGAGACGCGCGGGGTGGGCGGCATCTTCTTCGAGAACATGGGTGGGGAGCTGGAGAAGGAGTTCGCCTTCATCCAGGACTGCGGCCGGGCCTTCCTGGACGCGTACCTGCCCATCGCCGAGCGGCGCAAGGACACGCCAGTGACGGAGGGGCAGCGCTTCTGGCAGGAGGTGCGGCGCGGGCGCTACGTGGAGTTCAACCTCGTTTATGACCGGGGCACCGTCTTCGGACTGGAGACGCGCGGGCGCATCGAGTCCATCCTCATGTCCTTGCCGCCCCAGGTCCGCTGGCGCTACGACTACCACCCCGAGCCCGGAACGCCGGAGGCTCGGTTGGTGGAGGTGCTGCGCCAGCCACGCGACTGGGCGAGAGGAGGCTGA
- a CDS encoding Immediate early protein ICP0, with amino-acid sequence MPSFRIPNVIDRALRSLGGGGGARRPEGRGAPGPRLQDWGPPAQPPRPGDNFRPRLPPPLHPPMGGQERAPVKSVAELVPPGLEDTPGQEALGKRFGADAALLASHLSPPQVPGSERATRLWAFYTAYATAAARHPPQPEARQAFREALEGQGFAELRDAHTGEDGVTRGLWVMEARTPAEARTRAAQVRLEPPPEVRHSEEAAARPAEQPLVQAAGARAATAFHGPVLPALRPRDEASSSEDAQQAGDAPRRRGTNRRLGARMLWNVLHRFRAGPDDGAVAEGQWDRVTFGALLVLLAIALAVTALVSL; translated from the coding sequence ATGCCCTCCTTCCGCATCCCCAACGTGATTGATCGCGCCCTCCGCTCGCTGGGGGGCGGTGGTGGCGCCAGACGCCCCGAAGGTCGGGGCGCGCCGGGGCCTCGGCTCCAGGACTGGGGCCCGCCGGCGCAGCCGCCCCGGCCGGGGGACAACTTCCGCCCGCGATTGCCGCCGCCCCTGCACCCCCCCATGGGCGGCCAGGAGCGCGCGCCGGTGAAGTCGGTGGCGGAGCTGGTGCCACCGGGCCTGGAGGACACGCCGGGGCAGGAGGCCTTGGGGAAGCGCTTCGGGGCGGACGCGGCGCTGCTGGCCTCGCATCTGTCGCCGCCGCAGGTGCCGGGCTCGGAGCGAGCCACGCGGCTGTGGGCGTTCTACACGGCCTACGCCACGGCGGCGGCGCGGCACCCGCCCCAGCCCGAGGCGCGCCAGGCTTTCCGCGAGGCGCTGGAGGGGCAGGGCTTCGCCGAGCTGCGGGACGCGCACACCGGCGAGGACGGCGTGACGCGGGGCCTGTGGGTGATGGAAGCCCGCACCCCCGCCGAAGCCCGGACGCGGGCCGCCCAGGTGCGGCTGGAGCCACCTCCCGAGGTGCGCCACTCCGAGGAAGCCGCAGCCCGGCCCGCCGAGCAGCCGCTGGTCCAGGCGGCCGGCGCTCGCGCGGCCACGGCCTTTCACGGCCCCGTCCTGCCCGCGCTGCGTCCACGCGACGAGGCCTCTTCCTCAGAGGACGCGCAGCAAGCCGGGGACGCCCCGCGCCGACGTGGGACGAACCGCCGCCTGGGCGCGCGGATGCTGTGGAACGTGCTGCACCGCTTTCGCGCGGGGCCGGACGACGGGGCGGTGGCGGAGGG